GTGGTGGACTCTCCACCCATTGGTACTTCAAAATTCCAATTGAGATCCAATGGCATAGAACCCCAATTGGCATATTTGAACAGCCTCCTGCCTGAACCGTTGGACTGTTgacccatttacaggcccacttAAAAATTCCAACAGGGAAGCCTGGGCGTCCAAAGTGTCCCACCCtcaattttcaactgccagtcccccatttttcaggcgagaaACGGGCAGCCGGCAGTTGAAAATAGCCCGCATTAACTTATCTGTTCTctacacagatgctgactgacctgctgagtatgtccaacattttctattttggtttcagatttccagcatctgcagttttttgctttttgtttgtgACCTACATTTAATTGACTTTCTCTTGCCTTAATTCATAACAAATTTCCAACAATTATAATTGCACATCAATCTTTGAATTTTGGGCAGTTTTGGAGTTGTTCCAATATCTGATGCAGTATCACCAGGAGCTTTGTCTACATGCACCTGATTTAACTGATTCTAGCAGTGCTGGTGGGGATATTTGGATGGACTCTGAAAAGATCCAAGTCCATTAAGTACTAGATCAGGATTAGACAATGTGATGCAATTAAACTTTTATCATATACAGATCTGGAGCTGTTTCCTCTGTATTCAAGTGTCCCCATCACCGTGTACAGCAACATAAGAAAACAGTCATGGATTTTCTCACCAGAATAAGTTGTACTAACATTTTTGTATTTCTTCCGTTgtttgagatatttacactgcaaATGTGAACTATAGCCATTGTGTTAATATGCCAACAAAATCAAACTATTCAGAAAACAGCTAGATACAGTAAATAACTTATTTTCTTTCTAAGAGCTGTGTATTTTAAACCCTGAAGGATATAACTTGTAGATTGTTTCTGTGCATATACCATTTTCTGTGAATAATAATGGAATAATAAGCTAAAATGTATATTTGTTATGTTATATTTTAGTACCGTATGTACACACAAGCAAACCACATTTATATATAACTTTGAAATACTTAGAGGACCTGAAGCTAATGCCTGTTGGGGAAGATTTATTCTTCTAAGTGCTGGCAGTGCAAAGGTGTTGCATGGAGTTCCTTCATGTACAGTATTtgctaaaattaaaattaatgaagTCCCACTGGTCAGTGTAGTTAGCTGATCATCCCAATCAACTGGGAATCCATCGAAATTTGAATCCACCACTGGGTGTCCTGGTGGTAAATGCATTACCCTGAGGAAAAGCTAATGTTCTTATTGTACAGTGATCACGAATTGAAGTCTTGAAAGACGTATCATTGTCCAGCTCACTGGTACTCAAACTAGCCGAGTTGCAGGCCATAGATGTTTGAAGCCCATTGAAACTCCCATACATGTTGATGGTTTCCTTGCTTTCATTGTAACTGGCTTCTCCTGAGTAGTGGTTTCTCTTGAGATGTTTAGAGTCTGTGTCATTCAATGTTTGCAAGGCTACATTGCATTTTTCTGAGATATCTCTTAAAATCTCATCCACTTTATCACAGTCCTGGTTGTCAAAGTAGGTGTCCTCGACTCTTTGCCGCTTAGCTGGGGATCTCCAGGGGAAGGTCTCAGGCATGGTTGCATTGGCATCCTGGCATTCCTGCTTCATTAGTTTCTAGTAAAAGATAAAAGTAACAATCCTTTAATGAACTGGTTGCTTTAGGAATCTCGCTTACAGTTGCACCCTACCATATGTATGCATACTGACACTAATACTAGACTGTTCCAATGTTGCAGTTCATCAATGGGTTAAGATGGTGTCATAAACCATTAGAACAAAGCTTGCAGACCAATCCCACCTGACCTCCTGTGGCGTTGCTCATGGACAAAAGaacaagggggtagaaattggtcctggGCAGTGgcacaaaatgggtgatagcgaatcggccgccTATCCTACACCCTGTCAGATTTTCATTTCCAAAATaaaattggacggggtgtaaaacaggctgctgatttgctatcgcccgttttatgcCACCACCCAGGACCAATTTCAATCCCTGTGCCTCTGTTTCTCTCCACCCTCTAATTCTTTCTGTCTTCCTCTTGCTGTTTTTTACTTACGTATAAATCATCTCAAGCTCGAGATGTATTTCTCCTTTGAAAATTGTGTGTTGTTCTGTGTAATATATAGAAACATGGCGATTACTGTTTTCTGGACTTTTTTACCTGGAGCTTGTCATGATGGGAAGTGATGAATGACTGGCTCCTGCTTCTGTACCACTTGATTAACCCAGAAGTAAAGTTGTGAATTATTGTATCAGCTGATACAGAGAAATATCATATAATtaatatatgtacatatatatatatatatatgtacacacacataaaGAATTTCACTGAAGGGAGGATGTTATTTTCTAGATCGTTATGTGGGATATTAGTAACAGTCATATTACAACTATTACGAATATATTAGTTACATACCTACTATTAACTACATATTAATACAACATATATTACTATATATTCAAACAATAATAGCAGAAATATTGCTAATACCCTCCCTGGCAGTAATCTGGAAACACCAACATGTGTCCCATTCAGTGGTGGAGATCTTGGAGTAGATTTTACCTCCAAGCGATGTTCAGGTAATCAGCTGATCAGCCACCTGACAGTCCTGGCAGGAAGCCCAGACCATTTTGAGGGCCAGGTCTCATTAACATAGGGCCTACAGGTTGCAGGTGGAAAACAAGTGCCCTAGGGAACTCCGTCGGCTCCAGGCCACAATATGATCGGGCGGTCCAGCTGGACTCGGGGCGTCAGGACGATaggtcagggtgggggggtgggagttcCGTTCTTGGGAGGTGGGACCTGATGTGGCAGTGGTCCAAGCTGAttttgcactcctgctcctcccagccccagaaaaataatttaaaacttgcCTTCTGGGCTCCTCATCAGTTGGACCACACACTCTGCCCAATattgtcctaaaatggcaatctggGTCCTATGTATATCATTGGACACtgatttgcattttaaaagtaaaaaaaaaaaattaaatttaaaatctgacatttttaaatctcctaaaacaattgacaacctaaaggaatgagactccacaattataattgtttactttttgggaaagagaggttgattggcagtcattaacaattatcatataATTAAAAGGGTACTCGCCTTGTtaattttctgtggtgagtttctttggcaacttcatgaaaatcaaggGGAGGTTAAGCGCAAGATGCAGTTTTTGCAAAGCTAACCGCTAacggcgcaaatcggccagcgtgCGTCATTCAAATGCCGTTACTTTTTCAGCAAAATTTAGCCCCATATATTGTGAGAGACAGCCTGTCTAGTCCAGAAACtagcacacatatacacacaccctaaTCTCCTACTCTCTAGGTTTCCAAAGTCTTAAAAGCAAGCTGGTTCTCACCTTGTGGGCCACACCATTTCTCTGAAGCAGGCGCATCCATATGTGCAATTAAACCATGCTCCTCTCATGAAAATGGGAATAATAGTGTGAATGTTTATAACACTTACATCAAGAATGGATGCCAGATGTTTTGCCTTACTGGCAAGTTCTTTCAGTTGGACATTTCTCTCCTTCAGTGATACAATTTCATATTGTTTTCTCTTTAAAGTGACTTGCAGCTGCAATAGAAAACACTAATCAGCCAGGAAGCTAAAATTCTACAAAATGAGAATATGATGCATCACATTACTTTTAGATTGTCAGAAATTTCAATTACACTTTAAGCTTCTATGGAAAATTATGATGgaaatgtagaatcatagaattttacagcacataaggagccCATCTGGCCTTTGCGTCTGTGTTGGACTTCTGAAATAGCTTCCCACTTAGTCCTATTTCCCTGCCTTTCctcattcatttttttaaaaaatatttttccacttcctttttaaaagctatttggGATTCTGCTTCTGTCATTGTTTCTGGCAGTggtttccatgtcctaacaactctCCATTAAAACAATTATAACTTTTCCCTTCATTGTTTTGGTGATGATTTTGAATTTATGGCCTTTAGTTACCAACTCACCCAAGCAGTGGAAATAGATTTCCCCGATTCACTTCATCAGAACCTCTCATAATAAAAGAACTACAgatccatagaagtttacagcacagaaggatgctacTCGGCCCATCTCTTTACTAGAGCCATCTaaagctaatcccactgcctcactctcttcccATAACTCCAtatcttcttctgcttcaaacttttatcaattttcccttaaaagatgcaatggtttctgcctcaatcatTCTCTCTatgcaaagaaatttctcctatccTCACTCCTCACTTTCTCAGgagtaattttaaattgatgaccccttgtcactgatctccctctccgaccagaggaaacagtctttccatattcattctatcaaaactcttcataattttaaaaacctttattagatttctttttatcttctctgttccagtagaTATAGCCCCAAGTCCcttctcataactatagtttcccatgcCTGATGAATCTACACTGCATGCTCTCGATGcctttaatgtcctttttataaaactgcacacagtactcagaCTGTAGATTAACCAATGTTTTGCTTAAATTCATCATTTCTTTTTATTCTTCTACTCTATgccctatttataaatcccaaaaTCTTatattgccttttttatggctttatctacttcCACGTACGCATTTAGAGAATTATGTATTTGACTCCCGAGGTTTCTGTTCATTTACACTCTTCAgcgtctttccattgagtgtatattcccatttttttctcccaaaatgtattacctcacacttattacattaaattccatttgccacctgtctgcccattccactaactcTATGCCTTCCTGAAGttttttacagtcctcctcactgtttgccaaacacCCTACTTCTGTGTTATTAGCAAATTTCAAAATAAtgttccctatacccaagttcaaATGATTTGTATATACCAAGAACTACAGTGAACCCAGCGCTGACCCACTAAGTACATCATTTTCAACTCTTTTCCAGTCCCAGCAACACCCATTTACATTAACACTTTGTCTCCTGTTCATTAATCATTTTCTATCCATGCTACTACATTCCATTTTAGATCATACTCCTGAATGTTgtgagacaccttatcaaatcccttttgaaaatctaggtaaactgcattccctttatctatccaattgatcactttcaaaaaattctattaaatttgtcaaacacgacatgcctttaacagatccatgctggctATCATTGATTAGCCCACATATTTCTAAATGCTTCCTGATTAATTGTATTTGGAATTAAATTTAGATTCCTAGTATCACCTTGGGTATGGCACAggagcaggtcattcagcccatcatgcctgtgccggctctttgaaagagctatccaaatagtcccactccgctgctgTTTCCCCACaaccctataatttttttcccttcaagtatttatcctattcccttttgaaacttactattgaagctgcttccaccaccctttcaggcagtgcattccagatcgttacaattcgctgcgtaaaaatatgtttcctcatgtcgcctctggttcttttgccgaacaccttaaatctgtgtcctttggttaccaatccttctgccactggaaacagtttctccttatttactctattaaaaccgttcatgattttgaacacctctatcaaatctctccataaTCTTCTGTGTTCTAACTCagtttctccagtccctccacataactgaagtccctcatccctggcaccattctagtagatctcttctgcaccctctctaaggccttgacatccttcctaaagtgtggtgtccagaaatgaacacaatactccagctgaggcctaaccagtgctttataaaggtttagcgtaacttctttgcttttgtgctctatgcttctattaataaagcccaggatcacatatgcttttttaacagccttgtcctgccaccttcaaagacttgtgtacgtacacccccaggtctctctgttcctgcacaccctttaaaattgtaccatttcatttatattgcctttccctattcttcctatcaaaatgcatcacttcacacttctctgcgttaaatttcatctaccatgtgtctgcccatttcaccagtctgtctacgtcctcctgaagcctgttaccatcctccacattgtttattacatttctgagtttcatgtcatctgccgactttgaaattatactctctatacccaagtccaggtcattaatatatgtcaaaaagagcagtggtcctaatactgatccctgaggaacaccactgtatagttccctccagtctgaaaaacaaccgttcaccattactctctgctttctgtcccctagccaattttatatccatgctgccactgtgcctttaatcccatgggctttaatttttctaagaagtctattatgtggtactttatcaaattacttttgaaaatccatatacacatcatcaaccacactgccctcatcaaccctctccattacttcatcaaagaactcaatcaagttagtcaaatacgattttcctttaacaaatccgtgctgaattTTATTTACtagtcccagattattgtctctaaaagtttccccaccatgacGTTAGGCTGCCTGGTTTGTAATTACCAggttatccttctccccttttttattaggggtgtaacatttgcaaacctCCAGTCTTTTggtaccatccccatatctaagaaggattggaaaattgtggccagagcctccgcaatttccaccctttcttcctcagtaacctaggatgtatcccatttggaatgggtaacttttctactttgagtactgccaatcttttaagtgcctccactttatctatttttatcctatccaatattgctactacctcctcctttactgctacaatggcagcatccttttctctagtgaagacggatgtgaagtattcatttagtacctcagccatgccctctacctccacaagaagatctccttttttgtttctaatcagtcccacccttcctttgactacccttttactatttatatatttatatatttataaaagacttttgggttcccttttatgttaggcattaatctattctcatactctctctttgcccccctcttattcccttttttggatctcctctctgctttctgttttcagcctggttctctactgtattatgaaccttacattcgtcataagcctcctttttctgtttcatttcaatctctatatctttcgtcatccagggagctctagctttggatgcccttcctttcccccttgtagggatgcgtttactctgtacccgaaccaactcctccttgaaggccgcccattattcaattattgttttgccaaacaatttttgattccaatttacctgggcaagatccctttttaactcactgaaatttgccctcctccatttaagcattttcacatttgattccttttccatatctattctaaatctaatgatattatgatcactgttccccaaatgctcccccactgaaacatgctcctcctgctccacttcattccttggaactagatccagcactgtttccttcctggttggactGGAAATACACTGTTCCTGAAAGTTCTCttgcacacatttcaggaattcctcccccctttgcccttttgcactgttactgttccagtctatattgggataattgaagtcccccattatcactactctatagttcttgcatctttctgtaatttgcctgcaaatttattcctctatctccttcccactatttggtggcctgtagtatacacccagtaacataatagctcttctattgttccttaattctaatgaGATAGTTTctgcctttgacccctcaactacatcatccctttccagtgctataatagtttctttgatcaatactgccaccctccccccactttcattccttccctatctttcctaaataccttgcagccaggaatattaagtacccaatcctccccttctttgagccaggtctctgttattgccactatatcatagtcccatgtggcaacttgagcctgcagctcaccaaccttatttaccacactatgtgcatttacacacatgcactccaatctcatcttagactggcTCACGTTCCTAAACTATTCGTCACTCTAGTGCTACTTATCccacccagtcctctgtgcaccttgtttctcttctctaatgtttcatcctggtgcccatccacctgccaaattagtttaaaccctcctccacagcactagttaatctcTCCGTGAAGACATTGATCACAGCTCttctgaggtgcaacctgtcaaCCTTGaatagatccctcctgccccagaactggtcccaatgccccaggaatctgaagccctccctcctgcaacatttgctccagccacgcattaacctgtcttatcctactattccaatactcactagcacatgccactgggaataatccagagattattatctttgaggtcctgctttttaacttcctccttagctcctgaaactctgactgcaggaccttgaccattttccttcctatgtcattggttcccacatggaccatgacttctggctgtttcccttcccccctcaaaattttctgcacctcccagtgatggcctttaccctggcaccatggaggcaacacaccatgctggACTCACGTTGGTGGTTGCAGAAAtgtctgtctatccccctgactattgaattccctacaacaactgcatttcttttgccccctgtgcagccgagtctcccacagtgccatggatttgctcctgactgcactcccacgaggtgtcaacaccctcactggtattcaacactgaatactggtttgtgagtgccacaatcccaggggactcctgcactgcctgcctgttcctcctaatctgtctggtggtcacccactccctctttgcctgaactctctgtagcagTTGGGAGACCACCTCCtgaaaacgtgctatccacaaaactctcagcttcccgtttACACTGTAGCGACGCCAaccacccctcaagctcagaaattcTAAGCTTGAGCTGAAGCAGTTggcagcacttcctgcacatgtggttttccaggacacacaaagtctactggagttcccacatggcacaggatgtgcatgcgatggaccccagctgtcctgccatgttagctaaacTTTGTTATTTaaactttgtttagctttaaggcattttactgtttatctgacactaaaacattaaccactaaaaaacactaaccaataaactaaatacttactgactagCTCTTGgcgctcctccttgccttgttttgattcctcgtgctgctccctttatgctccattcagtcttagtctatagctttggtttaaatcacttaccacctccttccccctctgcaccaaattcccacactcaccaaattcccagctggaagtcctcactctgttcgcATTTCACTCCGTTAGAGAtttactctctgtctttcccaacctctgtgctcaagctcttCTATCAGATCTCTTCTTAactttctttgttctaatgaaaagagcccagcTTCTTTAATATTTCCAAAGAAATATAGCCCCtgggatcatcttagtgaatctcttctgtaccctctccatcaccTTGACATCATTTCTCAAATAAGGtgcccggtccagcaatgcctcgattttaaaattcccatctttgtgttcaaatcccatcttggcctcacccctccctatctctgtaacacctccagctctgcaaccctccaacatctctgcactcctccaattctggtctcttgtgcatccccaattttcatcactccaccattggtgaccatgccttcagctgcctaggccctaagctctgtaattccctccctaaacccctccgcctctctaccactctctcctcctttatgtcaccccttaaaagctacctcttcggccaagcttttggtcacctgtcctaatatctctttatgtggctctatgtcaaattttgtctgataatgctcctgtgaagcactttgggacaattttactatattaaaggcactatataaatgcaagttattgttgttaagtAGTTGGGTGTGGCATGATCACTACATTGGGTTCAGTCTGCACGTTATGTTACTGAATCTGCCATCTAAAGGTCATcagcaaaatttttaaaaataagaaatgGGCTTTGATGTAACTCCAATTCATATCTTCAGCTTCCTTTAATTTGAGGAGGTACAGCAGTTAACATAGTCAGTTGTAGATGAATATAAATAGACTATTGTTCATTTGTGTTTTGTTAAAGAAAAACTATAATTTTATATAGTAAACAATGAGTAATAGGATTTGCCCAAATTCTGCAAGATCTTATTTCACTCAAACAATTCCAATACAAAGGAAGTTCTGTTGTTGTTGCTCATCAAAGCTAGCCAGTCGTGCTAAATATGTGAAACTTACACATACACAGATATTTAGCAAAGACCAGCTAGTTTTGATAATAAGCATGACCTTTTTTTAATTATTCCTTCTCGGGgtatgggcgtcgttggcaaggccagcatttattgcccatccctagttgcttttgagaaggtggtggtgggccttcttcttttaCCACTGCTGTCCCacaggtgctcccacaatgctgtatgTAAAATATACATATCCATTGGAGCTGTAACATTTCATACAAATGACCTAATAAATGTCCCATATTTGTAGATCTgggtttctatttttttttattcgttcacgggatgtgggcgtcgctggcaaggccggcatttattgcccatccctaattgccctcgagaaggtggtggtgagccgccttcttgaaccgctgcagtccgtgtggtgacggttctcccacagtgctgttaggaagggagttccaggattttgacccagcgacaatgaaggaacggcgatatatttccaagtcgggatggtgtgtgacttggaggggaacgtgcaggtggtgttgttcccatgcgcctgctgcccttgtccttctaggtggtagaggtcgcgggtttgggaggtgctgtcgaagaagccttggcgagttgctgcagtgcatcctgtggatggtgcacactgcagccacagtgcgccggtggtgaagggagtgaatgtttagggtggtggatggggtgccaatcaagcgggctgctttatcttggatggtgtcgagcttcttgagtgttgttggagctgcactcatccaggcaagtggagagtattccatcacactcctgacttgtgccttgtagatggtggaaaggctttggggagtcaggaggtgagtcactcgccgcagaatacccagcctctgacctgctcttgtagccacagtatttatatggctggtccagttaagtttctggtcaatggtgacccccaggatgttgatggtgggggattcggcgatggtaatgccgttgaatgtcaaggggaggtggttagactctctcttgttggagatggtcattgcctggcacttatctggcgcgaatgttacttgccacttatcagaccaagcctggatgttgtccaggtcttgctgcatggaggctcggactgcttcattatctgaggggttgcgaatggaactgaacactgtgcagtcatcagcgaacatccccatttctgaccttatgatggagggaaggtcattgatgaagcagctgaagatggttgggcctaggacactgccctgaggaactcctgcagcaatgccctgaggctgagatgattggcctccaacaaccactaccatcttcctttgtgctaggtatgactccagccactggagagttttccccctgattcccattgacttcaattttactagggctccttggtgccacactcggtcaaatgctgccttgatgtcaagggcagtcactctcacctcacctctggaattcagctcttttgtccatgtttggaccaaggctgtaatgaggtctggagccgagtggtcctggcggaacccaaactgagcatcggtgagcaggttattggtgagtaagtgccgcttgatagcactgt
The DNA window shown above is from Heptranchias perlo isolate sHepPer1 chromosome 1, sHepPer1.hap1, whole genome shotgun sequence and carries:
- the mcidas gene encoding multicilin; its protein translation is MQNGRKVFGEIYPNRMVELPSHISGKKQPKFDKKKDHQKVRGTNSQVTIYSDASAITSDSAFVTIDETVWQDLADCTSVLHQESSNELTRQNQPLEETSEFDLQDFKDVDMIMCDPSSLMQPMSMTDADLPLSDYVSDLEACISTSIPGAHNSLMEMNLQTDHTQPPEQFWKDVAEENQKALGDALEENEHLQVTLKRKQYEIVSLKERNVQLKELASKAKHLASILDKLMKQECQDANATMPETFPWRSPAKRQRVEDTYFDNQDCDKVDEILRDISEKCNVALQTLNDTDSKHLKRNHYSGEASYNESKETINMYGSFNGLQTSMACNSASLSTSELDNDTSFKTSIRDHCTIRTLAFPQGNAFTTRTPSGGFKFRWIPS